A section of the Serratia liquefaciens ATCC 27592 genome encodes:
- a CDS encoding aldo/keto reductase: MSHKELGRSGIKVPALTFGGNVFGWTADRETSFSLLDALVENQLNFIDTADVYSSWVPGNQGGESETTLGQWLKKSGKRDQVIIATKVGKPMGEGKQGLSPRYIQQAVEDSLRRLQTDYIDLYQSHDDDRDTPLAETLAAFDGLIKAGKVRAIGASNYQADRLEEALKVSEENGLARYETLQPEYNLYAREEYERSLAPVVQRHGLGVINFFSLASGFLTGKYRSEKDIGKSQRGDTIVERYLNPRGFKILAALDRVAEKHHTSPTQVSLAWLIARPDITAPIVSATSLKQLDELISATRLRLDAEDIRILNDASAW; encoded by the coding sequence ATGAGTCATAAAGAACTGGGCCGTTCGGGCATCAAAGTGCCGGCATTGACCTTCGGCGGTAACGTGTTTGGCTGGACGGCGGATCGCGAAACTTCATTCAGCCTGTTGGATGCGCTGGTGGAAAATCAGCTCAACTTTATCGATACCGCCGACGTGTACTCGAGCTGGGTGCCGGGCAATCAGGGCGGTGAATCGGAAACCACCCTCGGCCAGTGGCTAAAAAAGAGCGGCAAGCGTGACCAGGTGATCATCGCTACCAAAGTCGGCAAGCCGATGGGCGAGGGTAAGCAGGGGCTGTCACCACGCTATATCCAGCAGGCGGTAGAGGATTCACTGCGGCGTTTGCAGACCGATTATATCGACCTTTATCAATCGCACGACGACGACCGGGACACGCCGTTGGCGGAAACCCTGGCGGCGTTCGACGGCTTGATCAAGGCCGGTAAGGTGCGGGCGATAGGCGCTTCCAACTATCAGGCCGATCGTCTGGAGGAGGCATTGAAAGTCAGTGAAGAGAATGGGTTGGCGCGCTATGAGACCCTGCAACCGGAGTACAATCTTTATGCGCGTGAGGAGTATGAACGCAGCCTGGCGCCGGTGGTGCAGCGCCATGGATTGGGCGTGATTAACTTCTTCTCGCTGGCCAGCGGTTTCCTGACCGGCAAATACCGCAGTGAAAAAGATATCGGCAAGAGCCAACGTGGTGACACCATCGTTGAGCGCTACCTTAATCCACGCGGTTTCAAGATTTTGGCTGCGCTGGATCGGGTTGCGGAAAAACACCACACCTCGCCAACGCAGGTTTCACTGGCCTGGCTGATAGCGCGGCCGGACATCACCGCGCCGATCGTCAGCGCCACGTCGCTAAAGCAGTTGGATGAGCTGATCAGCGCTACCCGGCTGCGACTGGATGCCGAGGATATCCGCATCCTGAACGACGCCAGCGCCTGGTGA
- a CDS encoding MdtA/MuxA family multidrug efflux RND transporter periplasmic adaptor subunit, with translation MNAKNPRRSLLLRLLVVVIVAIAAVLIWRHFSAPQPADNAAPGARHAGGGKAAAGAGRRGAPMSPVQAATATQQTVPRYLSGLGTATAANTVTVTSRVDGQLMAIHFTEGQQVKAGDLLVEIDPRPFQVQLAQAQGQLAKDQATLANARRDLARYQQLAKTNLVSRQDLDTQLSLVQQTEGAIKADQGSVDSAKLQITYSRITAPIDGRVGLKLVDVGNYITSGSTTGIVVITQTHPIDVVFTLPEATISDLIKAQKAGPVSVEAWDRTNQNLLSTGSLLSLDNQIDTTTGTIKLKARFTNEDDALFPNQFVNARLKVATLLDAIVIPTAALQMGNEGNFVWTLSEDNKVSKHLVTTGVQDSQKVVINAGLNAGDRVVTDGIDRLTEGMQVEVVTPQAASAAGKPIHSPRTQGKS, from the coding sequence ATGAATGCAAAAAACCCACGTCGTTCACTGTTACTGCGCCTGTTGGTGGTGGTTATTGTGGCTATTGCCGCCGTGCTGATTTGGCGTCACTTCAGCGCTCCGCAGCCGGCCGACAATGCTGCCCCTGGGGCGCGTCACGCCGGTGGGGGCAAAGCGGCGGCAGGCGCAGGACGACGGGGAGCGCCAATGTCACCGGTACAGGCTGCGACCGCCACACAGCAAACGGTGCCGCGTTACCTTTCCGGGCTGGGCACGGCTACCGCCGCTAACACAGTGACCGTCACCAGCCGGGTCGATGGCCAACTGATGGCGATCCACTTCACCGAAGGGCAACAGGTCAAAGCCGGCGATTTGCTGGTTGAAATTGACCCGCGTCCGTTCCAGGTACAGCTGGCTCAAGCGCAGGGACAACTGGCCAAAGATCAGGCCACCCTCGCCAATGCCCGGCGCGATCTGGCACGTTATCAGCAACTGGCCAAAACCAATCTGGTGTCGCGGCAGGATCTGGACACTCAGCTGTCGCTGGTGCAACAGACCGAAGGCGCAATCAAAGCCGATCAGGGCTCCGTCGACAGCGCCAAGCTGCAAATCACCTACAGCCGTATCACCGCACCAATTGACGGTCGTGTCGGTCTGAAGCTGGTGGACGTCGGTAATTACATCACCAGCGGCAGCACCACCGGCATTGTAGTGATCACCCAAACTCACCCTATCGATGTGGTATTTACCCTGCCTGAGGCTACTATCAGCGATTTGATCAAAGCGCAAAAAGCCGGCCCGGTCAGCGTCGAAGCCTGGGATCGCACCAACCAAAATCTGCTGTCGACCGGTTCACTGCTGAGCCTGGATAACCAGATCGACACCACCACCGGCACCATCAAACTGAAAGCGCGCTTCACCAACGAGGACGACGCGCTGTTCCCCAACCAATTTGTTAATGCACGCCTGAAAGTGGCAACGCTGCTGGATGCGATCGTTATCCCTACGGCGGCCTTGCAGATGGGCAACGAAGGCAACTTCGTCTGGACCCTGAGCGAAGATAACAAGGTCAGTAAACATTTGGTGACCACCGGCGTGCAGGACAGCCAAAAAGTGGTGATTAACGCCGGGCTGAACGCCGGTGACCGGGTGGTGACCGACGGCATAGATCGCCTGACCGAAGGCATGCAGGTTGAGGTGGTCACGCCGCAGGCGGCTTCTGCGGCCGGCAAACCAATCCACTCACCTCGCACCCAGGGGAAATCCTGA
- a CDS encoding MdtB/MuxB family multidrug efflux RND transporter permease subunit, which yields MQVMPPNAGGGPSRLFILRPVATTLLMLAILLAGIIGYRALPVSALPEVDYPTIQVVTLYPGASPDVVTSAITAPLERQFGQMSGLKQMASQSSGGASVVTLQFQLELPLDVAEQEVQAAINSATNLLPNDLPYPPIYSKVNPADPPILTLAVTSSAMPMTQVEDMVETRVAQKISQVTGVGLVTISGGQRPAVRVKLNAAAVAAYGLDSETIRTAISNANVNSAKGSLDGPTRSVTLSANDQMKSADDYRQLIVAYQNGAAIRLQDIATIEQGAENTRLAAWANKQPAIVLNIQRQPGVNVITTADSIREMLPQLIKSLPKSVDVKVLTDRTTTIRASVSDVQFELLLAVALVVMVIYVFLRNVPATIIPSVAVPLSLIGTFAAMYFLDFSINNLTLMALTIATGFVVDDAIVVIENISRYIEKGEKPLDAALKGAGEIGFTIISLTFSLVAVLIPLLFMGDIVGRLFREFAVTLAVAILISAVVSLTLTPMMCARMLSHESLRKQNRFSAASERFFDRVIARYGKWLKTVLNHPWLTLGVAFSTLVLTVLLYLLIPKGFFPVQDNGIIQGTLEAPQSVSFSNMAERQQQVAAEILKDPAVESLTSFVGVDGSNATLNSGRLQINLKPLSERSDRIPAIITRLQQLSAQFPGVKLYLQPVQDLTIDTQVSRTQYQFTLQAMSLDELSLWVPQLMAELKQAPQLADVTSNWQDQGLVAYVNVDRDSASRLGISMSDVDNALYNAFGQRLISTIYTQANQYRVVLEHDVSTTPGLAALSEIRLTSSNGTIVPLNTIAKIEERFGPLSVNHLDQFPAATISFNVAGNYSLGEAVDAITLAEKNLDMPKDITTQFQGATLAFQAALGGTLWLILAAVVAMYIVLGVLYESFIHPVTILSTLPTAGVGALLALMMAGSELDVIAIIGIILLIGIVKKNAIMMIDFALAAEREQGMTPYDAIYQACLLRFRPILMTTLAALLGALPLMLSTGVGAELRHPLGVCMVGGLVMSQILTLFTTPVIYLLFDKLARNTRRQPDVQELP from the coding sequence ATGCAGGTGATGCCACCTAACGCCGGCGGCGGTCCATCCCGCCTGTTTATACTGCGGCCGGTTGCCACCACGCTGTTGATGCTGGCGATCCTGCTGGCGGGGATCATCGGTTATCGCGCTCTGCCGGTGTCCGCCCTGCCGGAGGTCGACTATCCGACCATTCAGGTGGTCACGCTGTATCCCGGAGCCAGCCCGGACGTGGTCACCTCGGCGATCACGGCCCCGCTGGAGCGTCAGTTTGGCCAGATGTCCGGCCTCAAGCAGATGGCATCGCAAAGTTCCGGTGGCGCCTCGGTCGTCACCTTGCAATTCCAGCTTGAGCTGCCGCTCGACGTCGCCGAACAGGAAGTGCAGGCGGCAATCAACTCCGCCACCAACTTGTTACCGAACGATCTGCCCTACCCGCCGATTTACAGCAAGGTTAACCCGGCTGATCCACCGATCCTGACGCTGGCCGTGACCTCCAGCGCCATGCCGATGACCCAGGTGGAAGACATGGTGGAAACCCGTGTCGCGCAGAAAATATCGCAGGTCACCGGCGTCGGACTGGTGACCATTTCCGGTGGCCAACGGCCAGCGGTCCGCGTGAAGCTCAATGCGGCGGCCGTTGCCGCCTACGGTCTGGACAGCGAAACCATCCGCACCGCCATCAGCAACGCCAACGTCAACTCTGCCAAAGGTAGCCTGGACGGCCCGACGCGTTCGGTCACCCTTTCGGCCAATGACCAAATGAAATCAGCCGACGACTATCGTCAGCTGATTGTCGCTTACCAGAACGGTGCGGCTATCCGCCTGCAGGATATCGCCACCATCGAACAAGGCGCGGAAAATACCCGGCTGGCGGCCTGGGCCAATAAGCAGCCGGCCATCGTGCTCAATATTCAGCGCCAGCCAGGCGTAAACGTCATCACCACCGCCGACAGCATCCGCGAGATGCTGCCTCAGTTGATTAAAAGCCTGCCCAAGTCGGTCGACGTCAAGGTGCTGACCGATCGAACCACCACCATTCGCGCCTCGGTCAGCGACGTGCAGTTCGAGCTGCTCTTGGCGGTAGCGTTGGTGGTGATGGTGATTTACGTGTTCTTGCGCAATGTCCCGGCCACTATTATTCCCAGCGTCGCTGTACCGCTGTCGTTGATCGGTACCTTCGCCGCCATGTACTTTTTGGACTTTTCGATCAATAACCTGACGCTGATGGCGCTAACCATCGCCACCGGTTTTGTGGTCGATGACGCCATCGTGGTGATCGAGAACATTTCACGCTATATCGAAAAGGGCGAGAAACCGCTCGACGCCGCCTTAAAAGGCGCCGGCGAAATCGGCTTCACCATTATTTCACTGACCTTCTCGCTGGTAGCCGTGCTGATCCCCTTGCTGTTTATGGGCGATATCGTTGGCAGGTTGTTCCGTGAATTTGCCGTGACGCTGGCGGTGGCAATTTTGATTTCGGCGGTGGTTTCGCTGACGCTGACGCCGATGATGTGCGCACGCATGCTGAGCCACGAATCCCTGCGCAAGCAGAACCGTTTTTCCGCCGCTTCTGAACGCTTCTTTGACCGGGTCATCGCCCGCTACGGCAAATGGCTGAAAACCGTGCTGAATCATCCCTGGTTGACGCTAGGCGTGGCGTTCAGCACGCTGGTGCTCACCGTCTTGCTTTACCTGCTGATCCCGAAAGGATTCTTCCCGGTACAGGACAACGGCATTATTCAGGGCACGCTGGAGGCGCCGCAGTCGGTGTCGTTCAGTAATATGGCCGAGCGCCAACAGCAGGTGGCGGCAGAAATCCTCAAGGATCCGGCGGTGGAGAGCCTGACGTCGTTTGTTGGCGTCGATGGCAGCAACGCCACGCTCAACAGCGGCCGGTTGCAAATCAACCTCAAACCCTTGAGCGAACGCAGCGACCGTATTCCGGCCATCATCACTCGTCTGCAGCAGTTGAGCGCACAGTTTCCTGGCGTGAAGCTGTATCTGCAACCGGTGCAGGATCTGACCATCGACACCCAGGTCAGCCGCACCCAGTACCAGTTTACCCTGCAGGCCATGTCGCTGGACGAGCTCAGCCTGTGGGTACCGCAGCTGATGGCGGAATTGAAACAGGCACCGCAGTTGGCGGACGTCACCAGTAACTGGCAGGATCAAGGACTGGTGGCCTACGTGAACGTCGATCGCGATTCGGCTTCCCGCCTCGGTATCAGCATGAGTGACGTGGATAACGCCCTGTACAACGCTTTCGGCCAGCGGTTGATCTCCACCATTTACACCCAGGCCAATCAGTACCGGGTGGTGCTGGAACATGACGTCAGCACCACGCCAGGATTGGCGGCGCTGAGTGAAATCCGCCTGACCAGCAGCAACGGCACCATCGTGCCGCTGAACACCATTGCCAAAATTGAAGAGCGCTTCGGGCCGCTATCGGTCAATCATCTCGATCAGTTCCCGGCGGCCACCATCTCCTTTAACGTGGCCGGCAATTATTCGCTTGGGGAAGCGGTCGACGCCATCACTCTGGCGGAAAAAAACCTCGATATGCCGAAAGATATCACCACCCAGTTCCAGGGCGCGACGCTGGCGTTCCAGGCGGCGTTGGGGGGGACCCTGTGGCTGATCCTGGCGGCGGTGGTAGCGATGTATATCGTGCTGGGCGTGCTGTATGAGAGCTTTATTCATCCGGTTACCATTCTTTCTACCTTGCCCACCGCCGGGGTCGGTGCCTTGCTGGCACTGATGATGGCCGGCAGCGAACTGGATGTGATCGCCATCATCGGCATCATCTTGCTGATCGGCATCGTGAAGAAAAACGCCATCATGATGATCGACTTCGCGCTGGCCGCCGAACGTGAGCAAGGTATGACGCCGTACGATGCGATTTATCAGGCCTGCCTGCTGCGTTTCCGGCCGATACTGATGACCACGCTGGCGGCGTTGCTGGGGGCACTGCCGCTGATGCTCAGCACCGGCGTCGGCGCGGAACTGCGACACCCGCTCGGGGTTTGCATGGTCGGCGGGCTGGTAATGAGCCAGATCCTGACGCTGTTCACCACTCCGGTGATCTACCTGCTGTTTGACAAGCTGGCGCGTAACACTCGCCGGCAGCCGGATGTGCAGGAGCTGCCGTGA